In a single window of the Mycobacterium bourgelatii genome:
- the trxA gene encoding thioredoxin, whose amino-acid sequence MTDSQKTATVEVSDASFATDVIASNKPVLVDFWATWCGPCKMVAPVLEEIAAERADNLTVAKIDVDANPTTAQMFQVVSIPTLILFKGGEPVKRIVGAKGKAALLRELSDVVPGLA is encoded by the coding sequence ATGACCGATTCCCAGAAGACCGCCACCGTAGAAGTTTCCGACGCGTCCTTCGCCACCGATGTGATCGCCAGCAATAAGCCTGTGCTGGTTGACTTTTGGGCCACCTGGTGCGGCCCTTGCAAGATGGTGGCACCCGTTCTCGAAGAGATCGCCGCGGAACGGGCCGACAACCTGACCGTCGCCAAGATCGACGTGGACGCAAACCCGACGACAGCGCAGATGTTTCAGGTCGTTTCGATTCCGACCCTGATCCTGTTCAAGGGTGGGGAGCCGGTGAAGCGGATCGTGGGCGCCAAGGGCAAAGCCGCGTTGTTGCGAGAGCTTTCCGACGTCGTTCCGGGTCTCGCCTAG
- a CDS encoding ParB/RepB/Spo0J family partition protein: MSQMSRRKGGLGRGLASLIPTGPAEGEEGPAAYGPRMGSAAADVVIGGPLPDADSIGAVYREISPADIEPNPRQPRQVFDEEALAELVHSIREFGLLQPIVVRAAQDSASGARYQIVMGERRWRAAQEAGLATIPAIVRETGDDNLLRDALLENIHRVQLNPLEEAAAYQQLLDEFGVTHDELASRIGRSRPLITNMIRLLKLPIPVQRRVAAGVLSAGHARALLSLEAGPDAQEELASRIVAEGLSVRATEEAVTIANHESRNSSTPSAPRRKPIHMPGLQDVAEKLSNAFDTRVSVSLGKRKGKIVVEFGSVDDLQRIVGLMTSERA; the protein is encoded by the coding sequence ATGAGCCAGATGTCACGTCGCAAAGGCGGTTTGGGCCGGGGTCTGGCTTCGCTGATTCCGACCGGGCCGGCGGAGGGCGAGGAAGGCCCCGCCGCGTACGGCCCCCGGATGGGGTCGGCGGCGGCTGACGTCGTCATCGGCGGCCCGCTCCCGGATGCCGACTCGATCGGTGCCGTATATCGCGAGATCTCACCGGCCGACATCGAGCCGAACCCACGCCAGCCGAGGCAGGTGTTCGACGAAGAGGCGCTGGCGGAACTGGTGCACTCCATTCGCGAGTTCGGCCTCTTGCAGCCCATCGTCGTGCGGGCGGCGCAAGACTCCGCGAGCGGCGCGCGCTACCAGATAGTGATGGGGGAGCGGCGGTGGCGTGCCGCGCAGGAAGCGGGCCTGGCCACCATCCCCGCCATCGTGCGCGAGACGGGCGACGACAACCTGCTCCGCGACGCCCTGCTGGAGAACATCCACCGGGTGCAGCTGAACCCGTTGGAAGAGGCGGCCGCCTACCAACAGTTGCTCGACGAGTTCGGGGTCACCCACGATGAACTGGCCTCGCGCATCGGCCGCTCACGTCCGCTGATCACCAACATGATCCGACTGCTGAAGCTGCCCATCCCGGTCCAGCGCCGGGTGGCTGCGGGCGTGTTGTCGGCGGGACATGCCCGCGCCCTACTGTCGTTGGAGGCGGGTCCGGACGCGCAAGAAGAGTTGGCCAGCAGGATCGTCGCGGAGGGCCTCTCGGTGCGAGCCACCGAGGAAGCGGTGACGATCGCCAATCACGAATCCAGAAATTCGAGCACCCCGTCGGCGCCGCGGCGCAAGCCGATCCACATGCCCGGGTTGCAGGACGTTGCTGAGAAGCTGTCCAACGCCTTCGACACCCGTGTGTCGGTGAGTCTCGGCAAACGCAAGGGGAAGATCGTGGTGGAGTTCGGGTCGGTCGACGACCTGCAGCGGATCGTCGGCCTGATGACTTCCGAACGGGCCTGA
- a CDS encoding N-acetylmuramoyl-L-alanine amidase, translating into MPSPRREDGDVLRCGDRSAAVTEIRAALAALGMLDNPDEDLSTGRHVVLDVFDEELDRAVRAFQQHRGLLVDGVVGEATYRALKEASYRLGARTLYHQFGAPLYGDDVATLQARLQDLGFYTGLVDGHFGLQTHNALMSYQREYGLSADGICGPETLRSLYFLSSRVSGGSPHAIREEELVRRSGPKLSGKRIIIDPGRGGSDHGMIIQTPAGPISEADILWDLASRLEGRMTAIGMETFLSRPTNRSPSDAERAATANAVGADLMISLRCESQTSPSANGVASFHFGNSHGSVSTIGRNLADFIQREVVARTGLRDCRVHGRTWDLLRLTRMPTVQVDVGYITNPDDRAKLISTQTRDAIAEGILAAVKRLYLLGKNDRPTGTFTFAELLAHELSVERASRLSGS; encoded by the coding sequence ATGCCGAGTCCGCGCCGCGAAGACGGCGACGTGCTGCGCTGTGGCGACCGCAGCGCCGCTGTCACCGAGATACGGGCAGCGCTGGCCGCATTGGGCATGCTCGACAACCCCGACGAGGATCTGAGCACCGGCCGACACGTCGTACTCGACGTCTTCGACGAAGAACTTGACCGCGCCGTTCGTGCCTTTCAGCAGCATCGTGGGCTGTTGGTGGACGGTGTTGTCGGCGAGGCCACCTATCGCGCGTTGAAGGAGGCCTCCTACCGGCTCGGCGCCCGCACGCTGTATCACCAATTCGGCGCGCCGCTCTACGGCGACGACGTGGCCACGCTGCAGGCCCGCCTGCAGGACCTCGGCTTCTACACGGGTTTGGTAGACGGGCATTTCGGGTTGCAGACCCACAACGCCCTGATGTCCTACCAGCGTGAGTACGGTCTGTCCGCTGACGGCATCTGCGGTCCAGAAACGTTGCGCTCCTTGTACTTTCTGAGTTCTCGCGTCAGCGGCGGCTCGCCCCACGCGATTCGGGAAGAGGAGCTGGTCCGCCGCTCCGGTCCGAAGCTGTCTGGCAAGCGGATCATCATCGATCCCGGCCGTGGCGGTTCCGACCACGGGATGATCATCCAGACCCCGGCGGGGCCGATCAGTGAAGCAGACATCCTGTGGGACTTGGCAAGTCGGCTCGAAGGGCGGATGACCGCCATCGGCATGGAGACGTTCTTGTCCCGTCCGACGAACCGCAGCCCGTCGGACGCCGAACGCGCCGCGACCGCCAATGCCGTTGGTGCAGACCTGATGATCAGCCTGCGCTGTGAAAGCCAGACCAGCCCCTCGGCCAATGGTGTCGCTTCATTCCACTTCGGGAACTCGCACGGCTCGGTGTCGACCATCGGTCGCAACCTCGCCGACTTCATTCAACGAGAAGTGGTGGCCCGCACCGGCTTACGTGATTGCCGGGTGCACGGCCGGACGTGGGATCTGCTGCGGCTGACCAGGATGCCCACCGTGCAGGTCGACGTCGGCTACATCACCAACCCGGACGACCGGGCCAAGCTGATCTCCACCCAAACCCGCGACGCGATTGCCGAAGGCATTCTCGCCGCGGTCAAGCGGCTCTACCTGCTGGGCAAGAACGACCGGCCCACCGGAACTTTCACGTTCGCCGAATTGCTGGCCCACGAATTGTCGGTCGAGCGGGCGAGCCGGCTCAGCGGTTCCTAG
- the trxB gene encoding thioredoxin-disulfide reductase, whose amino-acid sequence MTAPSANDTVHEVIIIGSGPAGYTAALYTARAQLAPLVFEGTSFGGALMTTTEVENYPGFRDGITGPELMDQMREQALRFGADLRMEDVEAVSLDGPIKSVTTAEGETYRARAIILAMGAAARYLHVPGEQDLLGRGVSSCATCDGFFFRDQDIAVIGGGDSAMEEATFLTRFARSVTLVHRREEFRASKIMLNRAKANEKIRFLTNKAVVAVEGDTTVTGLRLRDTVTGAESTLAVTGVFVAIGHDPRSELVRDAVDVDPDGYVLVQGRTTSTSIEGVFAAGDLVDRTYRQAVTAAGSGCAAAIDAERWLAEHEASGDADSTDLIGAQR is encoded by the coding sequence ATGACCGCACCGTCTGCGAACGACACCGTCCACGAGGTCATCATCATCGGCTCCGGGCCCGCCGGGTACACCGCGGCCCTGTACACCGCCCGCGCGCAGTTGGCGCCCCTGGTTTTCGAGGGCACCTCGTTTGGCGGCGCGCTGATGACGACGACCGAGGTGGAGAACTACCCCGGATTCCGCGACGGCATCACCGGTCCGGAACTGATGGACCAGATGCGCGAGCAGGCCCTGCGCTTCGGCGCCGACCTGCGGATGGAAGACGTCGAAGCCGTGTCGCTGGACGGGCCGATCAAGTCCGTCACCACCGCCGAAGGCGAGACCTACCGGGCCCGGGCGATCATCCTGGCCATGGGCGCCGCCGCGCGCTATCTGCACGTACCCGGTGAACAGGACTTGCTCGGCCGCGGGGTGAGCTCGTGCGCCACCTGCGACGGCTTTTTCTTCCGCGATCAGGACATCGCCGTGATCGGCGGCGGCGACTCGGCCATGGAAGAAGCCACCTTCCTGACCCGCTTCGCCCGCAGCGTCACGCTGGTGCACCGCCGCGAGGAGTTCCGCGCCTCGAAGATCATGCTCAACCGGGCCAAGGCCAACGAAAAGATCCGCTTCCTCACCAACAAGGCGGTCGTCGCCGTGGAGGGCGACACCACGGTGACCGGGCTGCGGTTGCGTGACACCGTCACCGGCGCGGAAAGCACCCTCGCGGTCACCGGCGTCTTCGTCGCCATCGGGCATGACCCGCGCTCCGAGCTGGTCCGCGACGCCGTCGACGTCGACCCCGACGGCTACGTGCTGGTGCAGGGACGCACCACCAGCACCTCGATCGAAGGTGTGTTCGCCGCGGGTGACCTGGTGGACCGCACTTACCGGCAGGCCGTGACCGCGGCCGGCAGCGGCTGTGCCGCGGCGATCGACGCCGAGCGCTGGCTCGCCGAGCACGAAGCATCCGGAGACGCCGACAGTACCGATTTGATTGGAGCGCAGCGATGA
- a CDS encoding acetyltransferase, translating to MSARITALRLEAFEQLPKHARRCVFWEVDPGVLGSDDHLADPEFEKEAWLSMVMLEWGSCGQVATAIPDERSQAEPPVLGYVLYAPPRAVPRAHRFPTGPVSADAVLLTSMGTERGQASDDLPASMIARVIDELVRRGVRALEAFGRTSEATELHPATADPDVRPVLEGLNDCSVEHCVIDADFLIDMGFVVVAPHRYFPRLRLELEQGLGWKAEVEAALERLLESAQLQQPVGAAPTAANTLQANTLQANTLQADTLQAKALRAVRKR from the coding sequence GTGTCGGCTCGGATCACAGCGCTGCGGCTCGAAGCCTTCGAGCAGCTTCCCAAGCACGCACGGCGCTGCGTTTTTTGGGAAGTCGATCCCGGGGTGCTCGGTAGCGACGACCACTTGGCCGACCCCGAATTCGAAAAAGAAGCTTGGCTGTCGATGGTGATGCTGGAATGGGGCTCGTGCGGCCAGGTCGCCACCGCCATTCCCGACGAGCGCAGCCAGGCGGAACCGCCGGTGCTCGGATATGTGCTCTACGCTCCGCCGCGGGCGGTGCCCCGCGCCCATCGCTTCCCGACCGGCCCGGTGTCGGCCGACGCGGTGCTGCTGACATCGATGGGTACCGAGCGCGGGCAAGCCTCCGACGACTTACCGGCAAGCATGATCGCACGGGTGATAGACGAGTTGGTTCGTCGTGGTGTCCGTGCGCTGGAGGCGTTCGGCCGCACATCCGAGGCCACCGAATTGCATCCCGCGACGGCGGATCCGGACGTTCGGCCGGTGCTGGAAGGGCTCAACGATTGTTCGGTGGAGCATTGCGTCATCGATGCGGACTTTTTGATCGACATGGGATTCGTTGTGGTAGCGCCACATCGGTACTTTCCGCGGCTGCGACTCGAGCTCGAGCAGGGACTGGGTTGGAAGGCGGAGGTCGAGGCCGCGTTGGAGCGTCTCCTCGAATCTGCGCAATTGCAGCAGCCGGTGGGCGCCGCCCCCACGGCGGCAAATACCTTGCAGGCAAATACCTTGCAGGCAAATACGTTGCAGGCAGATACCTTGCAAGCGAAGGCCTTACGGGCCGTCAGGAAACGCTGA
- the rsmG gene encoding 16S rRNA (guanine(527)-N(7))-methyltransferase RsmG: MFHVKHGSAGGPPATPAPPTGEAVPDVIPDAAEVFGDRLDLAERYAGWLRTAGVERGLLGPREAERLWDRHLLNSVAIAELLDEGARVVDIGSGAGLPGIPLAIARPDLRVVLLEPLLRRSEFLGEVVADLGLEVAVVRGRAEDAAVRKQLGKFDAAVSRAVAALDKLTKWSMPLLKEDGRMLAIKGERAHEEVQEYRRVMEAMGAVDVRVVTCGANYLDPPATVVVARHGRPTRRTPNRVAKGTTA; this comes from the coding sequence ATGTTTCACGTGAAACATGGCTCGGCCGGAGGGCCGCCGGCGACTCCCGCTCCGCCGACGGGAGAAGCGGTGCCAGATGTCATTCCGGACGCAGCGGAGGTTTTTGGTGACCGATTGGACCTTGCCGAACGCTATGCCGGCTGGCTGCGGACCGCGGGGGTGGAGCGAGGCCTGCTCGGTCCGCGTGAAGCCGAACGGCTGTGGGACAGACATCTGCTGAACTCAGTCGCCATCGCCGAACTCCTCGATGAAGGCGCGCGGGTGGTGGATATCGGTAGCGGGGCCGGACTACCGGGGATCCCGCTGGCGATCGCCCGCCCCGATCTCCGGGTGGTGCTCCTCGAGCCGCTGTTGCGGCGGAGTGAGTTCCTCGGTGAGGTAGTGGCGGATCTTGGACTCGAGGTTGCTGTCGTACGGGGGCGCGCCGAGGACGCGGCCGTTCGGAAGCAACTGGGGAAGTTCGATGCGGCCGTATCCCGGGCGGTGGCCGCGCTCGACAAGCTGACGAAGTGGAGTATGCCGCTGCTGAAGGAGGACGGCCGGATGCTGGCGATCAAGGGGGAGCGTGCGCACGAGGAAGTGCAAGAGTACCGGCGTGTGATGGAAGCAATGGGAGCCGTCGATGTCAGGGTGGTCACATGTGGCGCGAATTATTTGGATCCACCCGCAACCGTGGTGGTAGCGCGACATGGCAGGCCGACGCGACGGACACCCAACCGAGTCGCGAAGGGGACGACAGCATGA
- a CDS encoding ParA family protein has protein sequence MSGAKVRVAVAAEATHNSPVNVSRETSTEVDTPIAAAAERAMRVIHTAHDPLPRPSRRRLFTVANQKGGVGKTTTAVNLAAALAVQGLKTLVIDLDPQGNASTALGIADRKSGTPSSYEVLLGEVSLGEALRRSPHSERLFCVPATIDLAGAEIELVSMVARENRLRTALAELDSFDFDYVFIDCPPSLGLLTINALVAAPEVMIPIQCEYYALEGVSQLMRNIEMVKAHLNPQLDVTTVILTMYDGRTKLADQVAEEVRRYFGSKVLRTVIPRSVKVSEAPGYSMTIIDYDPGSRGAMSYLDASRELAQRDRPPAGRV, from the coding sequence ATGAGTGGCGCAAAGGTCAGGGTGGCGGTAGCCGCCGAAGCGACGCACAATTCCCCGGTGAATGTTTCACGTGAAACATCGACCGAGGTCGATACCCCTATCGCCGCTGCGGCAGAGCGCGCCATGCGCGTCATCCATACGGCGCATGACCCCTTGCCCCGACCTTCACGCCGCCGACTCTTCACGGTCGCGAACCAGAAGGGCGGCGTGGGCAAGACGACTACCGCGGTGAACCTGGCCGCGGCACTGGCCGTGCAGGGACTCAAGACACTCGTCATCGATCTCGACCCGCAGGGCAATGCCAGCACGGCGCTGGGCATCGCCGACCGCAAGTCGGGCACGCCGTCGTCATACGAGGTGCTTCTCGGCGAGGTCTCGCTGGGGGAGGCCCTGCGTCGTAGCCCGCACAGCGAGCGCCTATTCTGCGTGCCGGCCACCATCGACCTCGCGGGCGCCGAGATCGAATTGGTCAGCATGGTGGCGCGCGAAAACCGCCTGCGCACAGCACTAGCCGAGCTGGACAGCTTCGACTTCGACTACGTCTTCATCGACTGCCCGCCTTCGCTGGGCCTGTTGACCATCAACGCGCTCGTCGCCGCGCCGGAAGTGATGATCCCGATCCAGTGCGAGTACTACGCGCTCGAGGGTGTGTCGCAGCTGATGCGCAACATCGAGATGGTGAAGGCGCATCTGAACCCTCAACTCGACGTCACGACCGTGATCCTCACGATGTATGACGGCCGTACCAAGCTCGCCGACCAGGTGGCCGAAGAGGTGCGCCGCTACTTCGGCAGCAAGGTCTTGCGCACCGTGATCCCGCGCAGCGTGAAGGTGTCCGAAGCGCCGGGCTACAGCATGACGATCATCGACTACGATCCCGGTTCGCGGGGGGCGATGAGCTATCTCGACGCCAGCCGCGAACTCGCCCAACGTGATCGACCACCAGCCGGGAGGGTATGA
- the yidC gene encoding membrane protein insertase YidC — protein MPAGLIQRREGRTSLLSFDFFSLDFIYYPVSWIMWAWYRLFSFVLGPSNFFAWALSVMFLVFTLRALLYKPFVRQIRTTRQMQELQPQIKALQKKYGKDRQRMALEMQKLQREHGFNPILGCLPMLAQIPVFLGLYHVLRSFNRTTGGIGLQQLTVEQNARLGNYVFTATDVQNFLKANLFGAPIGASMTQKGGLDAFEHYSQLAVIAVGVPVMILAGVATYFNSRASVARQSPEAAANPQTALMNKMALYVFPLGVIVGGPFLPLAIILYWFANNIWTFGQQHYVFGMIEKEEEAKKQEALERRAANAPAPGAKPKRNAKAARTSEGDEPAGETEGDTDSASAGDVDEQPTEVRAKSKAERPTGRSTGPTNRTPRPGARPNKKRKR, from the coding sequence ATGCCCGCTGGGCTGATCCAGCGGCGCGAGGGGAGAACGAGTCTTTTGTCGTTTGATTTCTTCAGCTTGGACTTCATCTACTACCCGGTGTCATGGATCATGTGGGCTTGGTACAGGCTGTTCAGCTTTGTGCTGGGGCCGTCGAACTTCTTCGCCTGGGCGCTGTCGGTGATGTTCCTCGTGTTCACGTTGCGGGCGCTGCTGTACAAGCCGTTCGTGCGCCAGATCCGCACCACTCGCCAGATGCAGGAACTGCAGCCCCAGATCAAGGCACTGCAAAAGAAGTACGGCAAGGACCGTCAGCGCATGGCGCTCGAGATGCAGAAGTTGCAGCGCGAGCACGGGTTCAACCCGATCCTGGGCTGCCTGCCGATGCTGGCTCAGATCCCGGTGTTCCTGGGCCTGTATCACGTGCTGCGGTCGTTCAACCGGACGACCGGTGGAATCGGACTGCAGCAACTGACGGTCGAACAGAATGCTCGCCTGGGCAACTATGTGTTCACCGCGACGGACGTCCAGAACTTCCTGAAGGCCAACTTGTTCGGCGCTCCGATCGGGGCGTCCATGACACAGAAGGGCGGGCTGGACGCGTTCGAGCATTACAGCCAGCTGGCTGTGATTGCGGTCGGCGTTCCGGTGATGATCCTGGCCGGCGTTGCGACGTACTTCAACAGTCGGGCATCGGTGGCCCGGCAGAGCCCGGAGGCTGCGGCCAACCCGCAGACGGCGTTGATGAACAAGATGGCGTTGTACGTTTTCCCGCTCGGCGTGATTGTCGGGGGACCGTTCCTGCCGCTGGCCATCATCCTGTACTGGTTCGCCAACAACATCTGGACGTTCGGTCAGCAGCACTATGTGTTCGGCATGATCGAAAAGGAAGAAGAGGCCAAGAAGCAGGAGGCCTTGGAACGTCGCGCGGCGAATGCTCCGGCACCCGGCGCGAAGCCCAAGCGGAATGCCAAAGCGGCTCGGACGAGTGAAGGCGACGAGCCGGCGGGGGAGACCGAGGGCGACACGGACTCCGCATCCGCGGGGGATGTCGACGAGCAACCGACCGAAGTGCGGGCGAAATCCAAAGCGGAAAGGCCGACGGGACGCAGTACCGGTCCGACTAACCGAACCCCCCGACCCGGGGCCCGGCCGAACAAGAAACGCAAACGCTGA
- a CDS encoding Jag family protein, which yields MTEADTTELDADLTATTPEEDTAAPAAGAVEDSDLEERLVAEGEIAGDYLEELLDLLDFDGDIDLDVEGNRAVVSIDGSNDLNKLVGRGGEVLDALQELTRLAVHQKTGVRSRLMLDIASWRRRRREELAALGDKVARRVAETGKREELSPMTPFERKIVHDAVAAVPGVHSESEGVEPSRRVVILRD from the coding sequence ATGACTGAAGCCGACACCACTGAACTCGACGCCGACTTGACGGCGACCACACCCGAGGAAGACACCGCGGCCCCGGCGGCCGGCGCGGTCGAGGATTCCGATCTCGAAGAGCGGTTGGTGGCCGAAGGCGAAATCGCCGGCGACTACCTCGAAGAGCTGTTGGACCTACTGGACTTCGACGGCGACATCGACCTCGACGTCGAGGGCAACCGCGCGGTGGTGAGCATCGACGGCAGCAACGACCTGAACAAGTTGGTGGGCCGCGGGGGCGAGGTGCTGGACGCATTGCAGGAACTGACCCGGCTGGCGGTGCATCAGAAGACGGGTGTGCGCAGCCGCCTGATGCTGGACATCGCGAGTTGGCGACGCCGGCGCCGCGAAGAATTGGCCGCCTTGGGTGACAAGGTCGCGCGGCGGGTGGCAGAGACCGGAAAGCGCGAGGAGCTCTCGCCGATGACGCCCTTCGAGCGGAAGATAGTTCACGATGCGGTCGCGGCGGTGCCCGGCGTCCACAGCGAGAGCGAGGGCGTCGAGCCATCGCGGCGCGTGGTCATCCTGCGTGACTGA